A region from the Vicia villosa cultivar HV-30 ecotype Madison, WI linkage group LG3, Vvil1.0, whole genome shotgun sequence genome encodes:
- the LOC131655024 gene encoding protein kinase STUNTED-like, with translation METIMIGGVTEDPRASLLSTVVQSTFEDKLQNQKSRIQQDNRRLEEEMNVPSRSSSSSSQKLGWPLLRSRLHTETSRDMSVVQWVMNLPDRPSSQIENKSCKKVNSFNSCKRFSFEILNSCTCQFSEENVIGIGGSSRVYTGTLPNGKQVAVKVMQSSKEAFKDFVLEVEIMSSLNHAAIAPLLGICIENGSLISVYDYFPQGTLYKNLRGKNKDESLLPWEIRFKVAVGIAEALNYLHNQISKPVIHRDVKSSNILLSRGFEPKLCDFGLAMWGPTTSSFTIQNDVVGTFGYLAPEYFMYGKVSDKIDVYAFGVVLLELISGREPIHAKASKGRQSLVAWAKPILESGDVKRLVDTKLEGKFDVEQLNRMVLAASLCLTRAARLRPTMNKILNILKGCDENDEKLFKSRESDCDHSENQENVDDEVYPKSNAGLHLKLALLDI, from the exons ATGGAAACGATTATGATAGGTGGCGTTACAGAAGATCCTCGAGCTAGTCTTCTCAGCACGGTCGTCCAATCTACATTTGAAGACAAGCTGCAGAATCAGAAATCAAGAATCCAACAAGATAATAGAAGATTGGAGGAAGAGATGAATGTGCCATCaagatcatcatcatcttcatcgcaGAAGCTTGGATGGCCACTTCTCCGTAGTCGGTTGCATACAGAAACCTCCAGAGACATGTCTGTTGTGCAATGGGTAATGAACTTACCAGACAGGCCTTCATCACAAATCGAGAACAAGAGCTGTAAGAAAGTTAACAGTTTCAATAGCTGCAAAAGGTTCAGCTTCGAGATTCTCAATTCTTGCACATGTCAATTCTCCGAAGAAAATGTGATTGGAATCGGAGGTAGCAGTCGCGTGTATACAGGAACTCTCCCTAATGGAAAACAAGTAGCTGTCAAAGTTATGCAGTCATCAAAAGAAGCCTTCAAAGATTTCGTTCTTGAAGTCGAAATAATGTCCTCATTGAACCATGCAGCCATTGCTCCTTTACTCGGAATTTGCATTGAAAATGGATCTTTGATATCTGTTTACGATTATTTCCCCCAAGGAACGTTATACAAAAATCTACGCG GTAAGAACAAGGATGAATCTCTACTGCCATGGGAGATAAGATTTAAGGTAGCTGTTGGGATCGCGGAAGCATTGAACTATCTGCATAACCAAATCTCCAAGCCTGTCATACATAGAGATGTCAAGTCTTCCAACATTCTTCTTTCCCGCGGATTCGAGCCAAAA TTATGTGATTTTGGACTTGCTATGTGGGGACCAACAACTTCATCGTTTACGATACAAAACGATGTAGTAGGAACCTTTGGTTATCTTGCACCTGAATATTTCATGTATGGAAAAGTGAGTGACAAGATAGATGTATATGCCTTTGGTGTTGTCCTACTTGAACTCATATCAGGAAGGGAACCGATCCACGCGAAAGCTAGCAAAGGACGCCAGAGTTTGGTCGCGTGGGCAAAACCGATATTAGAGAGTGGAGATGTTAAAAGGTTAGTGGATACAAAGTTGGAAGGAAAGTTTGATGTAGAACAATTGAACAGAATGGTTCTTGCAGCATCTCTATGCTTAACACGGGCTGCGCGGCTTCGTCCTACAATGAATAAG ATACTAAATATCTTGAAAGGATGTGACGAGAACGACGAAAAATTGTTTAAATCTCGAGAGAGTGATTGCGATCATTCGGAAAATCAAGAAAACGTTGATGACGAAGTTTATCCGAAATCAAATGCAGGATTGCACCTAAAACTTGCATTACttgatatttga